The Streptomyces nitrosporeus genome includes a window with the following:
- a CDS encoding SixA phosphatase family protein: MSAETPRRIVLLRHAKAEWSQQSDHERPLAERGRKDAPVAGRRLADSGIAFGLALCSTAARTRETWKLAVHEFPRRPRTVYEERLYEASVGELIALFNEVSDDIRDLLVIGHNPGVHGVADTLAGRAEGDALTRMTRDGFSTAAYAVVEFPGTWKSLEPGVGKLAEYWTPNG; this comes from the coding sequence ATGAGCGCCGAAACACCTCGCAGGATCGTTCTTCTCAGGCATGCGAAGGCGGAGTGGTCGCAGCAGTCCGACCACGAGCGGCCGCTGGCCGAACGAGGGCGCAAGGACGCCCCCGTCGCAGGCCGCCGGCTCGCCGACTCCGGAATCGCCTTCGGCCTGGCTCTGTGCTCGACCGCCGCCAGGACCCGCGAGACCTGGAAACTGGCGGTCCACGAATTCCCCCGGCGTCCCAGGACCGTCTACGAGGAGCGGCTGTACGAAGCCTCCGTGGGCGAGCTGATCGCCCTGTTCAACGAGGTCTCCGACGACATCCGCGACCTGCTCGTCATCGGCCACAACCCCGGCGTGCACGGTGTGGCGGACACACTCGCGGGCCGTGCCGAGGGCGACGCGCTGACCCGGATGACCAGGGACGGCTTCTCCACCGCCGCCTACGCGGTGGTCGAGTTCCCCGGCACCTGGAAGAGCCTGGAGCCGGGCGTGGGCAAGCTGGCGGAGTACTGGACGCCGAACGGCTGA
- a CDS encoding CynX/NimT family MFS transporter produces MRPDEPPVLSPAAPARDGTPAGPSPWIPRLVTVGLVLAALNLRPAITSLGPLLEEVRDGLHMSGSIAGVLTSVPPLCFALFGFMAPRLARRFGPGAVVCAGMAAIAAGLLLRPYAGSTAGFLAASALALMGIAVSNVLMPVIVKRWFPDRVGSMTGLYSMALALGTAVAAALTVPMTRALGGGWQTGLAVWAVPAVAAVLPWLVLVRDRNGSPAPAGQERGPVAQEPPLRLARSRTSWALACFFGLQATAAYITMGWMPQIFRDAGLSAGTAGILLAVIMAMGVPLAFVIPRVATRLRTQGPIVLVLGGCGLLGYAGLYLAPVGGAWVWALLLGVSNCAFPLALTMIGMRSRTGAGVVRLSAFAQSTGYLISIPGPMLVGALYEYSGGWGLPLALMAALLVPQTIAGVLAGRDRTIEDEAGMRD; encoded by the coding sequence ATGCGCCCTGACGAACCCCCGGTCCTGAGCCCCGCCGCCCCCGCCCGGGACGGGACCCCCGCCGGTCCCTCGCCCTGGATCCCGCGGCTGGTCACCGTCGGTCTCGTCCTGGCCGCGCTCAACCTCCGGCCCGCCATCACCAGCCTCGGCCCCCTCCTGGAGGAGGTGCGGGACGGACTGCACATGAGCGGCAGCATCGCGGGGGTCCTCACCTCCGTGCCGCCGCTCTGCTTCGCGCTCTTCGGCTTCATGGCGCCGCGGCTCGCCCGGCGGTTCGGCCCCGGCGCCGTCGTCTGCGCGGGCATGGCCGCCATCGCGGCGGGCCTGCTGCTGAGGCCGTACGCCGGGAGCACCGCCGGGTTCCTGGCCGCCAGCGCGCTCGCCCTGATGGGCATCGCCGTCAGCAACGTCCTGATGCCCGTCATCGTCAAGCGCTGGTTCCCCGACCGGGTCGGCAGCATGACCGGGCTCTACTCCATGGCGCTGGCCCTGGGCACTGCCGTCGCCGCCGCCCTCACCGTGCCCATGACCCGGGCACTGGGCGGCGGCTGGCAGACCGGCCTGGCCGTCTGGGCGGTACCGGCCGTCGCGGCCGTGCTGCCCTGGCTCGTCCTCGTACGGGACCGGAACGGCTCGCCCGCGCCCGCCGGGCAGGAGCGCGGGCCCGTGGCCCAGGAGCCCCCGCTGCGCCTGGCCCGCAGCCGCACGTCCTGGGCGCTCGCCTGCTTCTTCGGGCTCCAGGCCACCGCCGCCTACATCACCATGGGCTGGATGCCGCAGATCTTCCGGGACGCCGGCCTCTCCGCCGGCACCGCCGGCATCCTGCTCGCCGTGATCATGGCCATGGGCGTGCCCCTGGCCTTCGTCATCCCGCGGGTCGCCACCCGGCTGCGCACCCAGGGCCCGATCGTCCTGGTCCTCGGCGGCTGCGGTCTGCTCGGCTACGCGGGCCTCTACCTGGCACCGGTGGGCGGCGCCTGGGTCTGGGCGCTGCTGCTCGGGGTCTCCAACTGCGCCTTCCCGCTGGCCCTCACCATGATCGGGATGCGCTCCCGCACCGGCGCCGGAGTGGTCAGGCTCTCGGCCTTCGCCCAGTCCACCGGCTACCTGATCTCCATCCCCGGCCCGATGCTCGTCGGCGCGCTGTACGAGTACAGCGGCGGCTGGGGGCTGCCGCTCGCGCTGATGGCCGCCCTGCTGGTGCCGCAGACGATCGCCGGGGTGCTCGCGGGGCGGGACCGGACGATCGAGGACGAGGCCGGGATGCGAGACTGA
- a CDS encoding SGM_5486 family transporter-associated protein translates to MPVLDPHPQNGQKKLLLVLGTMLLISVVIGVIATIASP, encoded by the coding sequence ATGCCAGTCCTCGACCCACATCCCCAGAACGGCCAGAAGAAGCTCCTCCTCGTGCTCGGGACGATGCTTCTCATCTCGGTGGTCATCGGTGTGATCGCCACGATCGCCTCCCCCTGA
- the serB gene encoding phosphoserine phosphatase SerB, whose product MSASQPPLSPRSPQPPESGEDTGTPTLLVKIFGKDRPGITAGLFDTLAAYSVDVVDIEQVVTRGRIVLCALVTAPAAGGATEGDLRATVHSWADSLKLQAEIISGTGDNRPRGDGRSHVTVLGNPLTARSTAAIAARITATGGNIDRVFRLAKYPVTAVEFAVSGTGTEELRTALATEAAGIGVDIAVVSAGLSRRAQRLVVMDVDSTLIQDEVIELFAAHAGCEDKVAEVTEQAMRGELDFEQSLHARVALLAGLDASVVDKVRAEVRLTPGARTLIRTLKRLGYQVGVVSGGFTQVTDDLKERLGLDFASANTLEIVDGRLTGRVVGDVVDRAGKARLLRSFAEQAGVPLAQTVAIGDGANDLDMLNTAGLGVAFNAKPVVRRAAHTAVNVPFLDTVLYLLGITREEVEAADGLVG is encoded by the coding sequence ATGAGCGCATCCCAGCCCCCTCTGTCCCCCCGGTCTCCCCAGCCCCCCGAGTCCGGTGAGGACACGGGTACGCCCACGCTTCTCGTCAAGATCTTCGGGAAGGACCGGCCGGGCATCACCGCCGGTCTCTTCGACACCCTCGCCGCCTACTCGGTCGACGTGGTCGACATCGAGCAGGTCGTCACCCGCGGCCGGATAGTGCTCTGCGCCTTGGTCACCGCCCCGGCGGCCGGGGGCGCCACCGAGGGCGACCTCCGGGCGACCGTCCACAGCTGGGCGGATTCGCTGAAGCTCCAGGCGGAGATCATCTCGGGCACGGGCGACAACCGTCCGCGCGGCGACGGCCGCTCCCATGTGACGGTTCTGGGGAACCCGCTGACCGCCCGGTCCACGGCGGCCATAGCGGCCAGGATCACCGCGACCGGCGGCAACATCGACCGTGTCTTCCGGCTGGCGAAGTACCCGGTGACGGCTGTGGAGTTCGCCGTCTCGGGTACGGGGACCGAGGAGCTGCGGACGGCCCTGGCGACGGAGGCCGCCGGGATCGGCGTCGACATCGCCGTCGTCTCGGCCGGGCTGAGCCGCCGGGCGCAGCGGCTGGTCGTGATGGACGTGGACTCCACGCTCATCCAGGACGAGGTCATCGAGCTGTTCGCGGCCCACGCCGGGTGCGAGGACAAGGTCGCCGAGGTGACCGAGCAGGCGATGCGCGGCGAGCTGGACTTCGAGCAGTCGCTGCACGCGCGGGTGGCGCTGCTGGCGGGTCTCGACGCGTCGGTGGTGGACAAGGTCAGGGCCGAGGTCCGGCTGACCCCGGGCGCGCGCACCCTGATCCGCACCCTCAAGCGCCTGGGTTACCAGGTGGGTGTGGTCTCGGGCGGTTTCACCCAGGTCACCGACGACCTCAAGGAGCGCCTCGGGCTGGACTTCGCCTCCGCCAACACGCTGGAGATCGTCGACGGCAGACTGACCGGCCGGGTCGTGGGGGACGTGGTGGACCGTGCGGGCAAGGCGCGGCTGCTGCGGAGCTTCGCCGAGCAGGCGGGGGTGCCGCTGGCGCAGACGGTGGCGATCGGTGACGGTGCGAACGACCTGGACATGCTGAACACCGCGGGGCTGGGTGTCGCGTTCAACGCCAAGCCGGTCGTCCGCCGGGCCGCGCACACGGCGGTCAACGTCCCCTTCCTGGACACCGTGCTGTATCTGCTGGGCATCACCCGCGAGGAGGTCGAGGCGGCCGACGGCCTCGTCGGCTGA
- a CDS encoding GAF domain-containing sensor histidine kinase, producing MSHRPPSGLAAVSAALLAMNRQLEMRDVLKTIVASARELLDAEYAALGVPDDHGGFAQFVVDGVSDEQWKAIGPLPRQHGILAAMLHEARPQRLADVREDPRFEGWPSAHPDMSDFLGLPVQDGDETIAALFLANKRCPRPAGGCGFTQADEELLGILAQHAAIALTNARLYERSRELTIAEERSRLAHELHDAVSQKLFSLRLTAQAAAALVDRDPARAKGELQQVAVLAAEAADELRAAVTELRPTALDEDGLTATLRTQVQVLDRAHSARVTFGTHGVRALPAAQEEALLRVAQEALHNALRHSGAAHVQVRLGRHGPATVLRITDDGSGFDTDAVRSEGRHLGLVSMRHRADSVGGELTVVSEPGKGTTVRMEVPGG from the coding sequence ATGAGTCATCGCCCGCCGTCGGGTCTCGCCGCGGTCAGCGCCGCACTGCTCGCCATGAACCGGCAGCTGGAGATGAGGGACGTCCTCAAGACGATCGTCGCCTCCGCGCGCGAGCTGCTGGACGCCGAGTACGCGGCCCTGGGCGTCCCGGACGACCACGGGGGCTTCGCCCAGTTCGTGGTGGACGGTGTCAGCGACGAACAGTGGAAGGCCATCGGGCCGCTGCCGCGCCAGCACGGCATCCTCGCCGCGATGCTCCACGAGGCCCGGCCGCAGCGGCTGGCCGACGTCCGCGAGGACCCCCGGTTCGAGGGGTGGCCCTCCGCCCACCCCGACATGTCCGACTTCCTCGGCCTGCCCGTCCAGGACGGCGACGAGACCATCGCCGCCCTCTTCCTCGCCAACAAACGCTGCCCCAGACCGGCCGGCGGCTGCGGCTTCACCCAGGCCGACGAGGAACTGCTGGGGATCCTCGCCCAGCACGCGGCGATCGCCCTCACCAACGCCCGGCTGTACGAACGCAGCCGCGAGCTCACCATCGCCGAGGAACGCTCACGGCTCGCCCACGAGCTGCACGACGCCGTCAGCCAGAAACTCTTCTCCCTCCGGCTCACCGCGCAGGCCGCCGCCGCCCTCGTCGACCGCGACCCCGCCCGCGCCAAGGGCGAACTCCAGCAGGTCGCCGTACTGGCGGCCGAGGCAGCGGACGAACTGCGCGCCGCGGTGACCGAACTGCGCCCCACCGCCCTGGACGAGGACGGGCTGACCGCCACCCTGCGCACCCAGGTCCAGGTCCTGGACCGGGCCCACAGCGCCCGGGTCACCTTCGGGACCCACGGGGTCAGAGCACTGCCCGCCGCCCAGGAGGAAGCGCTGCTCCGGGTCGCCCAGGAAGCCCTGCACAACGCCCTGCGCCACTCGGGAGCCGCACACGTCCAGGTCCGCCTCGGCCGGCACGGCCCGGCCACGGTGCTGCGGATCACCGACGACGGCAGCGGCTTCGACACCGACGCGGTCCGCAGCGAGGGCCGTCACCTGGGCCTCGTCTCGATGCGGCACCGGGCCGACAGCGTCGGCGGCGAACTCACCGTCGTATCGGAGCCCGGCAAGGGCACCACGGTCCGGATGGAGGTCCCCGGTGGCTGA
- a CDS encoding FHA domain-containing protein, whose amino-acid sequence MGRGVPELVLELNGRTWTLDPSRSYTLGRDPQGDLTLDDARVSWRHATISWNGRSWSVEDHGSTNGTYVQGQRVQQAEIGPGSAVNLGNATDGPRLDFTAGAGAGGYGGQPAAAQPQQGAPVRSAPSPQQAAPQHQPQAAPQQPQQYQPPQQAAPQQYQPQQAAPQPQQYQQAAAQQQAPYAPVPPQQQIPHQQGPAGHPPGAGGPGGAAGAPVYGDRSPTTFYQLDLGRVMRIGRALENELVVSDLQVSRLHAEFRATPDGRFEIRDLGSHNGTYVNGLPLSKSGSALIGPHDIVGVGHSTFRLVGDRLEEFVDTGEVSFSARHLTVTVDGGKDILKDVSFGVPEKSLIAVIGPSGSGKSTLLKALTGYRPANQGDVLYDNRNLYKQFAELRQRIGLVPQDDILHKELTVSKALRYAAKLRFPADTTDTERTARIHEVLAELKLDIHKDKKVTSLSGGQRKRVSVALELLTKPSLIFLDEPTSGLDPGMDRDVMQLLRGLADDGRTVLVVTHSVAELAICDKLLVMAPGGSVAYFGPPEEALNFFGYTSWADVFSAFENYRDYDWAGRWRGSQHYQMYAADIDAVAAQPVHMPPPQRIRPPKPQGWTAQLFTLMRRYLSVIASDKGFLALMVILPAVLGVVSVVIPAEFGLAAPDVPGKRFNAKAGTIMLIIAVGMCFAAAANSVRELIKERVIYERERATGLSRSAYLTSKVIVLGIITAFQGVILCGIGFSTRQLPEEGLFMPPAAEICLSIIVLGFTSMMFGLMISALVKTAEKTMPLLVMFAIVQVVFTGVLFQVYGSPGLEQFAWLMPSRWAMAAAGTTLDLAHLMPPWDPENPADLDPLWEHSATQWGIDIGVLLLMGVVLFAVVSRLLRRHEPEVMRK is encoded by the coding sequence GTGGGGCGCGGAGTGCCGGAACTCGTACTGGAATTGAACGGAAGGACCTGGACGCTCGATCCGTCCAGGTCGTACACCCTCGGGCGCGATCCGCAGGGCGATCTGACGCTCGACGACGCCCGGGTGTCGTGGCGGCATGCCACGATCAGCTGGAACGGGCGGAGCTGGTCCGTCGAGGACCACGGGAGCACCAACGGCACCTATGTGCAGGGGCAGCGGGTCCAGCAGGCGGAGATCGGCCCCGGCTCCGCGGTCAACCTGGGCAACGCCACCGACGGACCGCGGCTGGACTTCACCGCCGGCGCGGGCGCCGGGGGGTACGGCGGGCAGCCGGCGGCCGCGCAGCCGCAGCAGGGCGCGCCCGTCCGGTCCGCCCCGTCGCCGCAGCAGGCCGCCCCGCAGCACCAGCCGCAGGCCGCCCCGCAGCAACCGCAGCAGTATCAGCCGCCGCAGCAGGCCGCCCCGCAGCAGTACCAGCCGCAGCAGGCCGCTCCTCAGCCGCAGCAGTACCAGCAGGCCGCCGCCCAGCAGCAGGCCCCCTACGCCCCCGTCCCCCCGCAGCAGCAGATCCCGCACCAGCAGGGTCCCGCCGGGCATCCGCCCGGGGCGGGCGGCCCCGGCGGCGCGGCGGGGGCGCCCGTCTACGGCGACCGCAGCCCGACCACCTTCTACCAGCTGGATCTCGGCCGGGTCATGCGGATCGGCCGCGCCCTGGAGAACGAGCTGGTCGTCTCCGATCTCCAGGTCTCCCGGCTGCACGCCGAGTTCCGGGCGACGCCCGACGGCCGCTTCGAGATCCGCGACCTGGGATCGCACAACGGCACGTACGTCAACGGCCTGCCGCTCAGCAAGTCCGGCTCCGCGCTCATCGGGCCCCACGACATCGTCGGTGTCGGTCACTCGACCTTCCGTCTGGTCGGGGACCGGCTGGAAGAGTTCGTCGACACCGGTGAGGTCTCCTTCTCCGCCCGCCACCTCACGGTGACGGTCGACGGCGGCAAGGACATCCTCAAGGACGTCTCCTTCGGTGTCCCGGAGAAGTCCCTGATCGCGGTCATCGGTCCCTCGGGATCCGGCAAGTCCACCCTGCTCAAGGCGCTCACCGGTTACCGGCCCGCCAACCAGGGCGACGTCCTCTACGACAACCGGAACCTGTACAAGCAGTTCGCCGAGCTGCGGCAGCGCATCGGGCTGGTCCCGCAGGACGACATCCTGCACAAGGAACTCACGGTCAGCAAAGCCCTCCGCTACGCGGCCAAGCTCCGCTTCCCCGCGGACACCACCGACACCGAGCGCACCGCCCGTATCCACGAGGTCCTCGCCGAGCTCAAGCTGGACATCCACAAGGACAAGAAGGTCACCTCGCTCTCCGGTGGCCAGCGCAAGCGCGTCTCAGTGGCGCTGGAGCTGCTCACCAAGCCCTCGCTGATCTTCCTGGACGAGCCGACCTCCGGCCTCGACCCGGGCATGGACCGCGACGTCATGCAGCTGCTGCGGGGACTGGCCGACGACGGACGTACGGTCCTGGTCGTCACGCACTCCGTGGCCGAGCTGGCCATCTGCGACAAACTGCTGGTGATGGCGCCCGGCGGGTCCGTCGCCTACTTCGGGCCGCCCGAGGAAGCCCTGAACTTCTTCGGGTACACCAGCTGGGCCGACGTCTTCTCGGCCTTCGAGAACTACCGCGACTACGACTGGGCGGGCCGCTGGCGCGGCTCGCAGCACTACCAGATGTACGCGGCGGACATCGACGCCGTCGCCGCGCAGCCCGTGCACATGCCCCCGCCGCAGCGGATCCGCCCGCCGAAGCCGCAGGGCTGGACGGCGCAGCTGTTCACGCTGATGCGCCGCTACCTCTCGGTGATCGCCTCCGACAAGGGCTTCCTCGCCCTGATGGTGATCCTGCCCGCGGTGCTCGGCGTGGTCAGCGTGGTCATCCCCGCCGAGTTCGGCCTCGCCGCGCCCGATGTGCCCGGCAAGCGCTTCAACGCCAAGGCCGGGACGATCATGCTGATCATCGCGGTCGGTATGTGCTTCGCCGCCGCGGCCAACTCCGTACGAGAACTGATCAAGGAACGGGTGATCTACGAGCGGGAACGGGCCACCGGCCTGTCACGTTCCGCGTATCTGACGTCCAAGGTGATCGTCCTCGGGATCATCACGGCCTTCCAGGGCGTGATCCTCTGCGGCATCGGCTTCTCCACCCGGCAGCTTCCGGAAGAGGGGCTGTTCATGCCCCCGGCCGCGGAGATCTGCCTGTCGATCATCGTGCTCGGGTTCACCTCGATGATGTTCGGCCTGATGATCTCGGCCCTGGTGAAGACCGCCGAGAAGACCATGCCGCTGCTCGTCATGTTCGCGATCGTCCAGGTCGTCTTCACCGGGGTGCTCTTCCAGGTCTACGGTTCACCCGGCCTGGAGCAGTTCGCCTGGCTGATGCCGTCGCGCTGGGCGATGGCCGCGGCCGGCACCACCCTGGACCTGGCCCACCTGATGCCGCCGTGGGACCCGGAGAACCCGGCCGACCTGGACCCGCTCTGGGAGCACTCGGCGACCCAGTGGGGCATCGACATCGGGGTGCTCCTCCTTATGGGCGTCGTCCTCTTCGCCGTCGTCTCGCGGCTGCTGCGCCGCCACGAGCCCGAGGTGATGCGCAAGTAG
- a CDS encoding transglycosylase SLT domain-containing protein yields the protein MSVSRITSRNRRLNKAQKLSVAGVSTLAAAALAFSLAPDDASATTGSQAVSGTPVAIAGKAQTDAVQASVIEQHSTAEQLVKAADAAKAKAAAEKKEAAEKAEAKAKAVAEARSEAAAKAKADTQKRSAEKPSRAADRKPLYANNLDGWIREALHIMDEKNIPGTYEGLHRNIMRESSGNPRAINDWDINAINGIPSKGLLQVIKPTFDYYHVDGTKHDQYDPVANITAAANYAADKYGSIDNVDSAY from the coding sequence ATGTCTGTCTCCCGCATCACCAGCCGTAACCGTCGCCTGAACAAGGCGCAGAAGCTCTCCGTCGCGGGTGTTTCCACCCTGGCCGCCGCCGCTCTCGCTTTCTCCCTGGCCCCCGACGACGCGTCGGCGACCACCGGGTCGCAGGCCGTGTCCGGTACTCCGGTCGCGATCGCCGGCAAGGCGCAGACCGACGCCGTCCAGGCCAGTGTCATCGAGCAGCACTCCACCGCGGAGCAGCTGGTGAAGGCAGCCGACGCCGCCAAGGCGAAGGCCGCCGCCGAGAAGAAGGAAGCGGCCGAGAAGGCCGAGGCGAAGGCCAAGGCCGTCGCCGAGGCCAGGAGCGAGGCCGCCGCGAAGGCCAAGGCCGACACCCAGAAGCGCTCGGCCGAGAAGCCGAGCCGTGCGGCCGACCGCAAGCCGCTCTACGCGAACAACCTGGACGGCTGGATCCGCGAGGCCCTCCACATCATGGACGAGAAGAACATCCCGGGCACCTACGAGGGCCTGCACCGCAACATCATGCGCGAGTCCAGCGGTAACCCGCGCGCCATCAACGACTGGGACATCAACGCCATCAACGGCATCCCGTCCAAGGGCCTGCTGCAGGTCATCAAGCCGACCTTCGACTACTACCACGTCGACGGCACCAAGCACGACCAGTACGACCCGGTCGCCAACATCACCGCCGCCGCCAACTACGCCGCGGACAAGTACGGCTCGATCGACAACGTCGACAGCGCCTACTGA